From the Lactobacillus sp. PV034 genome, the window TACAATTTATCCTTGGGATCAATTAAAAGCCATTGGTTCACCATTTGTGGAAACATTTACAAAAGTAGGAATTACAGCTGCTGCAGGAATTATTAACTTTGTCGTCTTGACTGCTGCACTTTCAGGAGCCAATTCTGGAATTTATTCATCTAGTCGAATGCTTTTCAAGCTTGGACAAGAGGGAGATGCCCCTAAGACATTTGCTAATATTTCAAAGAGAATAGTTCCTAATCGAGCAATAATTGGAATTACTAGTGGAATTTTAATTGGTTTTATTTTAAATTGTCTTGTTTCAACTTTAAATAAATCAATCGGAAATCTTTTTGTGGTAGTTTATAGTTCATCAGTTTTACCAGGAATGGTGGCATGGTTTGTGATTCTCTTTGCAGAACTTAAGTTTAGAAAACAGAATGCTGAATTGATGAAAAAACATCCTTTTAAATTGCCATTTTATCCTTATTCAAATTATTTTGCATCATTTATGCTAATCGTGATTGTGATTTTCATGTTTATCAATCCTGATACTAGAATTTCTGTAACTGTGGGATTAGCAGTCTTAGTAGCTGCGGTATTAAGCTATTTAATTCGTCATCGTTCACCAAAAGATGCTAAATAATTTTTATCTTACTTGTAGTAAGTGGATTTCTTTTGTATAGTAATTTAAAAGTATACTAAAAGGGAGGAATAAAACATGACTAAACCGATTATTGGTATTTCAGGTTCAGTGATAATCGATGATGGAGGGATGTTTCCCGGTTATCGTCGTAGTTATGTAAATGAAGATTATGTAGATTCAATTGTACAAAATGGTGGAATTCCTTATATCATTCCATTTAATGAAGATGAAGAAGTAGTTAAAGCACAACTTTTGAATGTACAGGGACTTGTGCTATCGGGTGGACATGATGTTGATCCTCATAATTATGGTGAAGAATTAGAACAGAAGATTGGTGATGTCTGGCCGGAGCGAGATGTCTTTGATATGCGCTTATTAAAATTAGCGGAAGAGAATAATATTCCTGTCTTAGGCATTTGTCGGGGGATGCAAATTATTAACGTGGCCCACGGTGGCAGTCTTTATCAAGATTTGAGTTATCGTAAAGAAAAGACATTAAAACACTCACAAAATCAAACTCCAACGTTGGTTACCCATACTGTTAAGGCAGATCCTAATTCTAAGATTGCCAATATTCTTGGTAAAGATGAATTTTTAACTAATTCATTCCACCATCAAATTGTAAAAAAAGTGGCTCCTGATTTCACAGTAGCTGCCAAATGTGTTGATGGAGTAGTGGAAGCAATTGAAAATAAAGATGCATCAGTAATTGGTGTTCAATGGCATCCTGAAATGTTGCATCGTGTTGTTCCATTCCAAAATAACTTATTTAAATACATTATTGATCACGCTGAAAAAAGATAATTAAGAAAGAGAATAATAAATGAGTAAAAGTGAAAATGATAAATTAGGTTTTTGGTCGATAGTATTCTTGGCCATTAACGCTATTATTGGTTCTGGTATTTTCTTGACGCCACAAAGCGTTGTTCAACAAGCTGGTTCTAAGACCTTGTGGGTTTATTTCATCGCTGCTTTAATTGCATCTGTTTTAGCCATTTCATTTGCGGCAGCAGCAAAGTACGTGACTAAGTCTGGCGCAGCTTATGCTTATGCCAAGGCTGCATTTGGTAAAAATGTTGGATTCTACATGGGAATTTTACGTTACTTTTCAGCTAGTGTTGCTTGGGGAGTAATGGCAGTTGGTGTTGTTAAATCAACTATTTCTATCTTTGGTGGTGATCCTAATAATAAGTGGGGCGTTACCTGGGGATTTTTGATTTTAATGGCAATTATTACGATTATCAATTT encodes:
- a CDS encoding gamma-glutamyl-gamma-aminobutyrate hydrolase family protein; translation: MTKPIIGISGSVIIDDGGMFPGYRRSYVNEDYVDSIVQNGGIPYIIPFNEDEEVVKAQLLNVQGLVLSGGHDVDPHNYGEELEQKIGDVWPERDVFDMRLLKLAEENNIPVLGICRGMQIINVAHGGSLYQDLSYRKEKTLKHSQNQTPTLVTHTVKADPNSKIANILGKDEFLTNSFHHQIVKKVAPDFTVAAKCVDGVVEAIENKDASVIGVQWHPEMLHRVVPFQNNLFKYIIDHAEKR